One Oncorhynchus keta strain PuntledgeMale-10-30-2019 unplaced genomic scaffold, Oket_V2 Un_contig_1863_pilon_pilon, whole genome shotgun sequence DNA window includes the following coding sequences:
- the LOC118363899 gene encoding histone deacetylase complex subunit SAP18-like, producing MALESRITQEEIRKIPEKPIDREKTCPLLLRVFTTNGGRHHRGDEFARGQVPSSELQIYTWMDASLKELTSLVKEVYPEARKKGTHFGFAIVYPEPKRNGYRVKDIGNTVSGRKGENDSMTLQSQRFQIGDYLDIAITPPNRAPPLNPRMGMGRPF from the exons ATGGCTCTTGAATCAAGAATCACACAAGAAGAGATTCGAAAAATCCCCGAAAAGCCTATCGACCGAGAAAAG ACTTGTCCTCTTCTGCTGCGGGTATTTACGACCAACGGTGGCAGGCATCACAGAGGGGACGAATTCGCACGAGGACAAGTCCCTTCAAGTGAGCTGCAAATCTACACATG GATGGATGCCTCGCTAAAGGAGCTGACCAGCCTAGTGAAGGAGGTGTACCCTGAAGCTCGGAAGAAAGGAACACACTTTGGTTTCGCCATCGTTTATCCTGAGCCCAAAAGAAATGGCTACAG AGTGAAAGACATCGGCAACACTGTGTCAGGCAGGAAGGGGGAAAATGACTCCATGACGCTACAGTCGCAGCGCTTCCAGATAGGAGACTACCTGGACATAGCCATCACACCACCCAACAGAGCCCCCCCACTTAACCCACGCATGGGCATGGGGAGGCCCTTCTGA